A single window of Microplitis demolitor isolate Queensland-Clemson2020A chromosome 7, iyMicDemo2.1a, whole genome shotgun sequence DNA harbors:
- the LOC103570989 gene encoding kinesin-like protein KIF14, which yields MAEKKNYGSCNAIFSTYPIFFNKENNPPAKMLHGKSSQDLDKIAMDKSKLNKKKSTSVETVTPKKTDLSSQGRINSSPALSISRSKSAMALKQEKLKKSSSDDKLKTPKSRGYHMPTEKSPVTHFCTGKPPSMKTDGTPFRTPSKKYISEHSLLQSTPDCFGSVQFETPRGKSDVATDEPTLYEGETSNLTVGIRVRPMNSKELSDPKVMSIVKVRGANVTVDCDASQHTFVYDHCFVSYANTARTNHASQETVFNSMVSPLVQNAFEGYNVCLFAYGQTGSGKSYSMMGESTLSNALEPSEDAGIIPRFCYELFSLAARNSNYSPSIEISYFEIYNEKIHDLLATNSTNNGNKRAPLKVREHPVFGPYVVDLSQHTVQSYEDLQTWLKVGNSQRATAATGMNEKSSRSHSIFSIILTQGQKSESSSVSTSGESSRRSKINLVDLAGSERLSQTCASGDRLREGVSINKSLLILGKVIASLAENTSNRKRGFVPYRESVLTWLLKESLGGNSKTAMLATVSPSSTHLEETLATLRYACQARSIVNRVRINEDPHDKLIRQLKAEVLRLRGVRENYERQLGPRRIIENGDSGNDNLEIQKKQLEIQQLRDQLKRTEEQLASNQKSWKEKLQEAEERKKSEINYLRHCGIAIELDYKEIKSTPCLVNLAADPMLSGTLLYLIPSGKVRIGRQGKQIDSMDIVLDGPLVAPFHCTIENNKGVLSLMPESNGDTYVNGQLVCDKVCLKHGDRLVIGGNHYFKVCNSNDENSNAQANGQPIDYEYAHQEILAIQEEKLRAELEESKRKAVKELENAKKEVEMQLGSQKTSYEREIKMLGMTLEQQRLALEEVNKKKRQLEVEKEMLTYQIQENKTREVKSMLNVEPYESNFLQELEKILNEATADAEIALTIAASNEVIAEGGITLHEMQLLVREATQRCRDIGINYEFSQSRVISEKGLQPVVRIRDRDRMLETLWQPENFLDWVRRLRDFDNEDTIKELIDNDGTSWEMFDESEIPEDSLDTSRISVNLTPVKKQLNESIHQLSMNGSFLDGTIDKTTDSVVQRRHDDMDACLLQIEVAAQTLGKLCHQYESRETSGEVTKSLDKVRNVVSTLRETLNSLHKTSDSSTNIESSINTVIENSVTSVNQSDNDHDNDDENQTKQKDDKIISSPNKSFRACPFLQDNNSKSVRFNVK from the exons atggcggagaaaaaaaattacgggtCTTGCAATGCTATTTTTTCGACCTAtcctatttttttcaacaaagaaaataatccGCCTGCAAAAATGCTACA tggtAAGAGCAGCCAGGATCTGGATAAAATAGCGATGGACAAGTCAAagcttaacaaaaaaaagtcaacgTCAGTTGAGACGGTGACACCTAAGAAGACTGATTTATCATCACAAGGAAGAATTAACAGCAGTCCTGCATTGAGCATAAGTAGATCCAAGTCAGCGATGGCACTGAAGCaagaaaagttgaaaaaatccTCGTCGGATGACAAACTGAAGACACCTAAGTCTCGAGGTTATCATATGCCGACTGAAAAGTCTCCGGTGACACATTTTTGTACGGGTAAACCGCCGAGTATGAAAACTGATGGCACACCATTCAGGACACCTAGCAAAAAGTATATCAGTGAACATTCATTGTTGCAATCAACGCCAGATTGTTTTGGTTCTGTGCAATTTGAAACACCACGTGGTAAAAGTGATGTTGCTACTGATGAACCCACACTTTATGAAGGAGAAACTAGTAATTTAACTGTTGGTATTAGAGTTAGACCAATGAATTCCAA agAATTAAGTGATCCGAAAGTGATGTCAATTGTCAAAGTAAGAGGAGCAAATGTGACAGTTGATTGCGACGCATCGCAGCACACATTTGTGTATGACCATTGTTTTGTGTCATATGCAAATACCGCGAGAACAAATCATGCGAGTCAAGAGACTGTTTTTAATAGCATGGTATCACCATTAGTACAAAATGCCTTCGAGGGCTACAATGTCTGTCTGTTTGCCTACGGACAGACTGGATCAGGAAAGAGTTACAGTATGATGGGCGAGTCAACTCTCTCTAATGCTCTGGAGCCATCAGAAGACGCGGGAATAATTCCAAGATTTTGTTACGAATTATTTTCCCTGGCTGCTCGTAACAGCAACTACTCGCCGAGTATAGAGATCAGTTACTTTGAAATTTACAATGAAAAGATTCATGATCTTCTGGCGACCAATTCTACTAACAATGGGAATAAACGCGCGCCTTTGAAAGTCCGTGAGCATCCGGTGTTTGGACCCTACGTAGTTGATCTTAGTCAGCACACTGTTCAGAGCTACGAAGATCTGCAGACATGGCTCAAAGTTGGCAACTCACAGCGAGCTACTGCCGCCACAGGGATGAATGAAAAGAGTTCGCGATCACACAGTATATTTAGTATTATATTGACTCAGGGACAGAAGTCTGAGTCCTCGAGTGTTTCCACATCTGGTGAATCTAGTCgtcgtagtaaaataaatcttgTGGATCTTGCTGGGAGTGAACGATTGAGTCAAACTTGTGCTAGCGGTGATAGACTGagg GAAGGAGTTTCAATAAACAAATCGTTACTGATCTTAGGAAAAGTAATTGCATCACTTGCCGAAAATACTAGCAACCGGAAGCGTGGATTTGTGCCGTATCGTGAGTCGGTATTGACCTGGCTATTGAag GAAAGCCTTGGGGGTAATTCGAAAACGGCAATGCTGGCTACCGTTTCACCGAGCAGCACACATTTGGAAGAAACATTAGCGACCCTTCGTTATGCATGTCAAGCTAGATCTATTGTGAACCGCGTACGGATTAATGAAGATCCGCATGACAAACTGATAAGGCAA CTTAAAGCCGAAGTACTAAGATTGCGCGGGGTTAGAGAAAATTATGAGCGTCAATTAGGACCGCGGAGAATAATAGAAAATGGGGACTCGGGTAATGATAATTTAGAGATACAGAAAAAACAACTGGAGATTCAGCAACTGAGGGACCAATTAAAGCGCACGGAGGAGCAGCTCGCGTCCAATCAAAA GTCATGGAAAGAGAAATTACAGGAAGCTGAAGAAcgtaaaaaatctgaaataaattatctacgGCACTGTGGAATAGCCATTGAATTAGACTACAAGGAAATAAAGTCAACTCCTTGTTTGGTCAATCTTGCAGCAGATCCTATGCTGTCCGGTACGCTGCTGTATCTTATTCCCTCGGGAAAAGTGCGTATTGGACGGCAAGGCAAGCAGATTGATTCGATGGACATTGTCCTGGATGGACCACTAGTTGCTCCATTTCACTG taCAATTGAAAATAACAAGGGGGTTTTAAGTTTGATGCCGGAGTCTAATGGCGATACTTATGTTAATGGGCag ctGGTGTGCGACAAAGTTTGTTTGAAGCATGGAGACCGTTTAGTCATAGGCGGCAATCATTACTTCAAAGTTTGCAATTCAAATGACGAGAATTCAAATGCACAAGCTAACGGCCAACCCATTGATTATGAATATGCGCATCAAGAAATACTGGCTATACAGGAGGAAaa attAAGAGCTGAGTTGGAAGAATCAAAGCGCAAAGCGGTAAAAGAACTGGAAAATGCAAAGAAAGAAGTTGAAATGCAGTTAGGATCGCAGAAAACGTCATACGAGCGTGAGATTAAAATGCTCGGGATGACGTTGGAGCAACAGAGACTCGCTTTGGAAGAAGTTAACAAAAAGAAGCGGCAGTTGGAGGTCGAGAAGGAGATGCTTACGTACCAAATACAGGAAAACAAAACACGGGAAGTCAAGTCCATGTTAAATGTCGAGCCTTATGAGTCGAATTTCTTGCAAGagctggaaaaaattttaaacgaagCGACTGCTGATGCTGAAATTGCGCTGACTATCGCTGCTAGCAATGAAGTTATCGCAGAAGGCGGTATTACGTTACACGAAATGCAACTTTTAGTTAGAGAAGCTACTCAGCGTTGTCGTGATATTGGTATTAATTAT gaatttTCGCAGTCACGCGTGATTTCAGAGAAAGGACTGCAACCAGTCGTAAGAATTAGAGATCGTGATCGTATGTTAGAGACTTTGTGGCAACCGGAAAACTTTCTAGACTGGGTAAGACGACTTCGTGATTTCGACAACGAAGAtacaataaaagaattaattgataatgacGGTACTAGCTGGGAAATGTTCGATGAAAGTGAAATACCTGAAGATTCTTTGGACACTAGCCGCATATCTGTTAATTTGACTCCAGTCAAAAAGCAATTAAATGAAAGTATACATCAATTGTCGATGAATGGCTCGTTTTTAGACGGCACGATAGACAAAACGACGGACTCTGTCGTGCAAAGAAGACACGACGACATGGATGCGTGTCTTTTACAGATAGAAGTCGCTGCCCAGACCCTCGGAAAGTTGTGTCACCAGTACGAAAGTCGGGAGACCAGTGGCGAGGTCACCAAATCACTAGATAAAGTCCGTAATGTTGTATCTACACTGAGAGAAACATTAAATTCATTGCACAAGACCAGTGATAGCAGTACAAATATTGAAAGTTCCATTAATACTGTCATTGAAAACTCTGTTACTTCCGTAAACCAAAGTGATAATGatcatgataatgatgatgaaaatCAAACTAAACAAaaagatgataaaataatttcatcgCCAAACAAATCATTCCGCGCATGCCCTTTTTTACAAGACAACAATTCAAAATCCGTGAgatttaatgttaaataa
- the LOC103570991 gene encoding pyridine nucleotide-disulfide oxidoreductase domain-containing protein 1, which yields MMEAPFVIVGGGIAGVSCAESISFLARDEKIILISASPLVKTITNVAPIGMTMMKFDVEEKESSSLTDKNSLLTVVNDIVTQVNINDKTVRTEEGLVIKYNKLCLCNGAKARVICENNPYVIGIRDTESVENFSRKITNARRIIVVGNGGIATEVVHEVENVEVIWVIKDKHISATFVDPGAAEFFHDKLTKDKSSTGERSNICKRFKYTITEGRNRSGLGAALGPDWHESFARKGLAPDAIKVQVEYESEVTRVLQPDQVPSTSEDWPVYAELTNGKTIGCDFIISATGVTPNVNLSGLEELTLGEDGGFLVDWKLETSATDVYAAGDVCSVGWDLAPQWFQMRLWTQAHQMGRYAAKTMVSSYKNERFLQDFCFELFTHVTTFFGYKVVLLGLYNGQKLGRDYEILLRMTKGLEYVKLVMKDNKLQGAVLIGDTDLEEMCENLILNQLDLSIYGEDLLNPDIDIEDYFD from the coding sequence atgatggAGGCACCTTTTGTTATTGTTGGCGGGGGGATTGCTGGAGTATCGTGTGCAGAAAGTATATCATTTTTAGCGAGAGATGAAAAGATAATACTGATAAGCGCCAGTCCGcttgtaaaaacaataacaaatgTTGCGCCAATTGGAATGACAATGATGAAGTTTGATGTTGAAGAAAAAGAATCATCGTCGTTGAcagataaaaattcattattaacgGTAGTAAATGATATTGTGACGCAGgttaatattaatgacaagACTGTTAGAACAGAAGAAggattagtaataaaatataataaattatgtctCTGTAATGGAGCGAAAGCTCGTGTTATTTGCGAAAATAATCCATACGTTATTGGAATCCGTGATACCGAGTCtgtggaaaatttttcccgtAAGATAACGAACGCACGGCGGATAATTGTCGTTGGTAATGGCGGCATTGCTACAGAAGTTGTCCACGAGGTAGAAAACGTTGAAGTCATTTGGGTAATTAAAGACAAACATATATCAGCGACTTTTGTTGATCCCGGAGCTGCGGAATTTTTTCACGACAAATTGACTAAAGACAAATCATCAACTGGTGAAAGGAGTAATATTTGTAAGAGATTTAAATACACAATAACTGAGGGAAGAAACAGAAGTGGACTTGGTGCTGCACTAGGTCCCGATTGGCACGAGTCGTTCGCTAGGAAAGGTTTAGCTCCCGATGCTATAAAAGTACAAGTTGAGTATGAATCAGAAGTCACCAGAGTTCTCCAGCCTGATCAGGTACCGAGTACATCTGAAGACTGGCCGGTTTACGCGGAGCTGACTAATGGAAAGACAATTGGATGCGATTTTATAATCTCTGCAACTGGGGTCACGCCTAATGTCAATTTGTCTGGACTGGAAGAGCTGACTCTCGGCGAAGATGGGGGATTTTTAGTTGATTGGAAGCTGGAGACATCAGCCACTGATGTCTATGCTGCGGGAGATGTGTGTTCAGTGGGATGGGATCTGGCGCCCCAGTGGTTCCAAATGCGTTTATGGACGCAGGCCCACCAGATGGGTCGTTATGCCGCAAAGACGATGGTGTCGAGCTACAAAAATGAACGATTTCTCCAAGACTTTTGCTTTGAACTTTTCACCCATGTCACGACTTTTTTTGGGTACAAAGTCGTGCTTCTTGGTCTCTACAATGGGCAAAAACTGGGCAGagattatgaaattttactgCGAATGACCAAAGGCCTCGAGTATGTAAAACTTGTGATGAAAGATAACAAACTCCAAGGTGCAGTGCTGATTGGCGATACGGATCTGGAAGAAATGtgcgaaaatttaattcttaatcAGCTGGATTTGAGTATTTACGGCGAGGATTTGCTAAACCCAGATATTGATATCGaagattattttgattaa
- the LOC103570988 gene encoding uncharacterized protein LOC103570988 — MDLVYMPEVMTYGSFRAPVYRDYEQPWNKNYFQYGKSASTTMTRHQQELFQQQIRANSKKEHCHLCKESKRRSLGAYIKGKSRSISCNEIHEEEEEEEVVDNGKSDNKSQSSATLTCKLTAKNNEKTATNL; from the exons atggaTCTTGTTTATATGCCTGAAGTGATGACCTACGGATCATTCAGGGCGCCAGTCTATCGGGACTATGAGCAACCAtggaacaaaaattatttccaatatg GCAAATCGGCGTCAACTACAATGACAAGACACCAACAAGAGCTTTTCCAACAACAAATACGAGCGAACTCTAAAAAGGAGCACTGCCATTTGTGCAAGGAGAGCAAGAGAAGATCTCTTGGTGCCTACATAAAGGGCAAGAGCAGATCTATTTCATGTAATGAAATACatgaagaggaagaagaagaagaggttGTTGATAATGGCAAGAGTGACAATAAAAGTCAGTCATCTGCAACATTAACATGCAAGCTGACAGctaaaaataatgagaaaacTGCCACtaacttataa
- the LOC103570990 gene encoding 28S ribosomal protein S18b, mitochondrial — translation MSFVITRLQEALRHGIITKTIGVRSFSRGSSLFNEEAKVKTNEPQIDPAKDRRNPIPPETSIRYLASDAYKTTYGTEPVWKPYRRNHKGGFAPRKTRKTCIRGGIVSTSSPCPICRDEYLVFDHRNTALLKQFISEYNGEIISYSTTGICQKQHKNLLIALHRAHDYGTITFDVPFREYNYSDWYKPEDLKQEN, via the exons ATGTCATTTGTTATCACGAGACTTCAAGAGGCACTGAGGCATGGAATCATCActaag ACTATCGGCGTGAGATCATTTTCTCGTGggagttcattatttaatgaagAAGCTAAAGTAAAAACTAATGAACCGCAAATTGATCCTGCAAAGGATAGACGTAATCCTATTCCTCCTGAAACGAGTATTCGTTATTTAGCTAGTGACG cttATAAAACAACTTATGGTACAGAACCTGTTTGGAAACCATATCGTAGAAATCATAAAGGTGGATTTGCTCCAAGAAAAACTAGGAAAACTTGTATT agagGTGGAATAGTATCAACTAGTAGTCCATGTCCAATTTGTCGTGACGAGTACTTAGTTTTTGACCACCGAAATACTGCTTTACTGAAACAATTTATTTCTGAATACAACGGCGAGATAATAAGTTATtc gacaACGGGAATTTGTCAAAAgcaacataaaaatttacttatcgcaCTTCATCGAGCTCACGACTACGGTACAATAACATTTGATGTTCCATTTAGAgaatataattattctgaTTGGTACAAACCTGAAGACTTAAAGCaggaaaattag